In one Pseudomonas sp. 31-12 genomic region, the following are encoded:
- a CDS encoding YecA family protein: MSFAEQLTRLQVFLDADELHDEALDYVAAHGYLTALSICSEEVPDREWIDALFAEEPHYADDTEREAIESTLLALKAHIARQLASDEEFELPCDLDLGEEPDDSDLRGWCIGFMEGVFLREAAWFETAEDEVSEMLLPIMVGSGLFDEQPEFEDIAKDANLMDDMIVQIPEALTALYLLCQAPDEKPAILKPRHH, translated from the coding sequence ATGTCCTTCGCTGAGCAACTAACCCGTTTGCAAGTCTTCCTCGACGCCGACGAACTGCATGACGAGGCGCTGGACTACGTGGCCGCCCACGGCTACCTCACTGCGCTTTCGATCTGTTCCGAAGAGGTTCCGGATCGTGAATGGATCGACGCCCTCTTCGCCGAAGAGCCGCATTACGCCGACGACACCGAGCGTGAAGCGATCGAATCCACCCTGCTGGCCCTCAAGGCTCACATCGCCCGCCAACTGGCTTCCGATGAAGAGTTCGAGCTGCCATGCGACCTGGACCTGGGCGAAGAGCCGGACGATTCCGACCTGCGCGGCTGGTGCATCGGTTTCATGGAAGGCGTGTTCCTGCGCGAAGCGGCCTGGTTCGAAACCGCCGAAGACGAAGTCAGCGAAATGCTGCTGCCGATCATGGTCGGTTCGGGTCTGTTCGACGAACAGCCTGAGTTCGAAGACATCGCCAAAGACGCCAACCTGATGGACGACATGATCGTGCAGATCCCGGAAGCCCTGACCGCGCTGTACCTGCTGTGCCAGGCGCCAGACGAAAAACCGGCGATCCTCAAGCCACGTCACCACTAA